From the Hemitrygon akajei unplaced genomic scaffold, sHemAka1.3 Scf000148, whole genome shotgun sequence genome, the window agttaagtgttatgtgtataaatgtgtgtaaatataactccctcCCAAACTGTTGAGTTCAGGGgaaacaaggcttagagtcttgaaatggtaaagtaggaaagttcagttcatccacggaataggtgatgagagagagatacttgtaatccagggtaaatgttgacagaaggcaattatgtcaaattccacaggttccatggtggtaaaacgagagaacagtcactgtagattttatctgctgTTCCAAATCAACATAGgaattatcaccaaaagtgacttgtcacaaggggtattgtCTTCAAGTGAACAAccaggcaagggttaatacaTAAGTGGTCTTCAGAGGATACCACAAATCAGAtacactcctatggatcaaaagAGGTGACAACCACATATTCGATGtatgctgaatcgataattaaacCACCCTtttgggcataggaaagttctaAACAGTGATCCTTGGCCCTGAtttcaatccttccatttttcctccatctccatctgactctgagtgtctgtgtcctctgttaaaactaaacaagctgcgagtgatgtaaacaagctgcaagccaAATTGATTCGACtccttgatctctctctctctcttaaaatgacagtccacagcaaacaaaacctagaGATTCATAACAGCCACTCCCTATTacgaactgactggtgtgccagtagttgggatgactaagtgaatcctatcccacattctgagcaggtgaatggcgtctcccagtgtgaactcgctgatgtctctgtagggtggatgactgagtgaatcccttcccacagactgagcaggtgaacggcttctccccagtgtgaactcgctgatgactttgTAGGgtggatgagcgagtgaatctcttcccacagactgagcaggtgaacggcttctccccagtgtgaactcgctgatgtctctgtagagtggatgactgagtgaatcccttcccacagactgagcaggtgaacggcttctccccagtgtgaactcgctgatgactcggtaggtgggatgactgagtgaatcccttcccacagactgagcaggtgaacggcctctccccagtgtgaactcgcttgtGAGTCAGCaggttggataactgagtgaatcctatcccacattctgagcaggtgaacggcttctccccagtgtgaactcgctgatgactctgtagggtggataaccaagtgaatctcttcccacagacagagcaggtgaatggcttctccccagtgtgaactctctgatgtaccttcagtttaaatGAGCaaatgaatctcttcccacagtctgagcaggtgaatggcctctctccagtgtgaactcgctggtgagccagcaggttggatgactgagtgaatcccttcccacattctgagcaggtgaatggcttctccccagtgtgaacttgctgatgactctgtaggttggaagaccgagtgaatctcttcccacattctgagcaggtgaatggcttctccccagtgtgaactcgctgatgtaccagcaGGGCGGATGACTcactgaatctcttcccacagacagagcaggtgaatggcttctccccagtgtgaactcgctgatgtaccagtagtttggatgacagtgtgaatctcctcccacagaatgagcaggtgaacggcttctccccagtgtgaactcgctgatgtaccagtagtttggatgacagtgtgaatctcctcccacagaatgagcaggtgaacggcttcaccccagtgtgaacttgctgatgtaccagtagggcagatgactcagtgaatctcttcccacagtctgagcagatgaatggcttctccccagaatGAACCCGTTGgtgattctgtaggttggatgactgagtgaatcctttcccacattctgagcaggtatacggcttctccccagtgtgaactctctgatgattCAGTAGTGAGGATGACTGAGTGaaacccttcccacagactgagcaggtgaatggcttctccccagggtgaacttgctgatgtctctgtaggtgggatgacaatttgaatcccttcccacattctgagcagatgaatggcctctcctcagtgtgaacttgctgatgtctctgtaggtgggatgacagtgtgaatccctttccacattcagagcagatgaacggcttctccccagtgtgaattcgctggtgactCTTTaggttggataactgagtgaatctcttcccacacacagagcagttgaacggtctctccccagagTGAACTCGTAAGTGTCTATGTAGGGGGGATGACAGTGCGAATCCCttaccacattctgagcaggtgaacggcttctgcccagtgtgaactcgctgatgactctttaggctggatgactgagtgaatctctttccacagaccgagcaggtgaatggtctctctccagtgtgaactcgccaaTGTCTCTGTAGTAGGGATgacagtgtgaatcccttcccacattctgagcagttgAATGGCCGCCCCCTGGTGTGAGCTCGCTGGTGTGGCATTAGGTcagatgatcccctccctgaaatTCAACAGATGACCACCCTCTGCCCAGAGTGATCTGAGTGCTGTgcccacaggtgggaagacccactgaatcctttctcacacacagaacaagtgaatggccttgcccagtgtgaacttgctgatgtaccttcaattgagataactgagtgaatccattcccactgtctgagcaggtgaacagcctttctcctgtgtaaaatgacaggcgtgccagttggtcaaatgactgagtgaatccattccaactgtctgagcaggaaggatggtcgattgaatcccttgctccacttcttaaatgtCTAGACAGAGTCTGCAAAATTGGTGGGCCGTGTTTGAGATTCCAGAAGCCAAGTTCCttttcatttttaacctgtaaagatttaaaaaatccatcaatgggtgtaggaaaacatctcagatgagattacttgagttgccaaggtttgatctggtatcacactgttacgaggaaattaaatgcagcatctccaagtttgcagatgacataaagctgggcagtggtgttagctgtgaggaggatgctaagaggatgcagggtgacttggatatgttaggtgagtgggaaaattcatggcagatgcaatttaatgtggatataggtgaggttatccacttttgtggcaaaaacaggaaaacagattattatctgaatggtggccaattaagaaatggggaggtgcaacaagacctgtgTGCCATTGTACTCCagccattgaaagtgggcatgcaggtacagcaggcagtgaaaaaggtgaatgctatgttggcattcatagcaagaggattcgagtacaggagcagggagtttttactgcagttgtacaaggccttggtgagaccacacctggagtattgtgtaaagtTTTGGTCccgtaatctgaggaaagacattcttgccatagagggagtacaaagaaggttcaccagattgattcctgggatggctttcatatgaagaaagactgaattgactaggcttatactcgctggaatttagaagattgaggggggatcttattgaaacataaaattctaaagggattggacaggctagatgcaggaagattgttcccaatgttggggaagtccagaatgagggggtcacagtttaagtatAAAGGGGAacccttttaggaccgagatgaggaaaaacttcttcacagagagagtggtgaatctgtggaattctctgccacaggaaacagttgaggccagttcattggctatatttaagagggagttagatatggcccttgtggctaaaaggtgtcagggggtatggagagaaagcaagtacTGGGTTCTGAGTTGGTTGATCAGCCATGTTCAGACTGAATGGTGGCACAGTCTtgaagggctgaaaggcctacccctgcacctattttctatgtttctatgtttctacagtgAGGTTAAACACAagctggacagagaaatcatcttctgactgggcagagtgctgggatctggaatgaccatcaattccctgatgctcttcgtgtctgtataagaatggggcatttctgccatctccaatttgtACCTTGGCTCAGTttaactctctccattggtattattccctgttcctgctgagaaGTATGGGGGCCtggccacacagtaactgaaacagtctcacagAAATAGTCTTTCTTGATGCACAGCTGGGAATTCTTTTATG encodes:
- the LOC140723932 gene encoding uncharacterized protein yields the protein MPHQRAHTRGRPFNCSECGKGFTLSSLLQRHWRVHTGERPFTCSVCGKRFTQSSSLKSHQRVHTGQKPFTCSECGKGFALSSPLHRHLRVHSGERPFNCSVCGKRFTQLSNLKSHQRIHTGEKPFICSECGKGFTLSSHLQRHQQVHTEERPFICSECGKGFKLSSHLQRHQQVHPGEKPFTCSVCGKGFTQSSSLLNHQRVHTGEKPYTCSECGKGFTQSSNLQNHQRVHSGEKPFICSDCGKRFTESSALLVHQQVHTGVKPFTCSFCGRRFTLSSKLLVHQRVHTGEKPFTCSFCGRRFTLSSKLLVHQRVHTGEKPFTCSVCGKRFSESSALLVHQRVHTGEKPFTCSECGKRFTRSSNLQSHQQVHTGEKPFTCSECGKGFTQSSNLLAHQRVHTGERPFTCSDCGKRFICSFKLKVHQRVHTGEKPFTCSVCGKRFTWLSTLQSHQRVHTGEKPFTCSECGIGFTQLSNLLTHKRVHTGERPFTCSVCGKGFTQSSHLPSHQRVHTGEKPFTCSVCGKGFTQSSTLQRHQRVHTGEKPFTCSVCGKRFTRSSTLQSHQRVHTGEKPFTCSVCGKGFTQSSTLQRHQRVHTGRRHSPAQNVG